tgtatagcaaatttcaacttaattggttcagtagtttcggagaaaataggctgtgacagacggacagacagacagacggacagacagacgcacgagtgatcctataagggttccgtttttttccttttgaggtacgcaACCATAAAAAGTGCCTAAGTAAGTTATTAGCCGCATGAGAACTAGTAAAAGTTAGGGAACCTAAACGTTAGGGAAGATAtgtgtaaaatattgtttttagtattaccAATTTGAACTCATTCTgtgtattaatttgttttacaaaaaaaccaGTCCCATGAGCATACCCTCTAATAAAGAACACAGGTTTTACAAACCTATTTTGAGCTTacgtttatacctatattatgatAAAGGATTCATGAGAAAAAACAGCAATTTATAAAGAAATAGCCGGTCGAATAGCCCATACCACGCCCTCTGAACTTTCGGACTTCAGTGGAGGGATAGCTATTTCAGTTGCCCTTAAGCGTGCTATGGGATACACATTGTCTAAAGCCTGAAAATTGTATTGAGAATACGATAAACAATGGGAAGGGCAATTGTCACATTGAATGTCTAATCCCCCAACATCGAAAGCGCCACCACCCACAGTTTGTACATGAgttgttaaggatgactcacgtcagACTGGGCCGTGGCCGGGCctgagcttccggcgcttcgttttctatggaaagcatcacgtgatcacctgtcatgtcctagaaaagtaagcgccggaagctccggcccggacacggcccggtctaacgtagtCATCCTTTATGCGTGGTGGCGTAAAAAAGTCAATGTCCATGGTACGAATTGTGAGTAATGAAATGTCCTTTTCACGTAACGTCGAATGCTttttgtcattaaattaggTTAAAGGCTTTCTTCGAATTCGATTCGTGCTAGGAATGTAGTTGTGAGACTAGCCTTTATTTCCAGAATTGCCGAAACTGTGAAATAGTTACATGTCGAACTATTTACTTGGATTATTTACTTGGGTCGGCTACGTATTAAATCAAATTGGTGCCAGATAAAAACTTGTTGTTTCAGGAGGTAGTGATACCGCAGAAACGAGCGGCACTAGTGTTGGATCGAATCTTGATCGCGCTGCAGAAGGCCCTGCACGAACCTCCGGCAGAATCCCACGACGGTCCGCACACCGCGCCGCTGCGCGTTTCTTACTACACCGACTCCAACGACATGGTAAGTGGCAAGCAAGTTGTATCTTGATCAGACTACAGTAGACCCAGAACCCAGAAGCTCGTTCAGCTGAGAATTCTACGGTGGCACTCACACCGCGATGCTGCGCGTCCTGTCCTATTTGGAATCCAACGACAAGTGGCAAAAAGTAGCCGTGTCGGCTCCCGCTACCCACTCCCACCACTTGCACCAGGGTGCATCACTTGCACCGCCTTAGGGCTGCCCCAGACAGTAGCCTACGTTCTCAGTAGATAGCTCCTGACATTGCACATTGGTTTGATAGTCTTTTGAGCAATCCATTTCACTTTATAAGTTACGAAATATGTACAAAGAAAACCTTACCGTAGCGTTTGGTTTAGTTGGTTCGCCACACTAAATATTCTCTTTCACAATGTAGCAATTTTctctttgaaataaaattgagggaagtacctacctagctatagtttgaatcttctgaaagacacaatggtcacgcgctcgCACGAAAGAAACaatgacttttgtttaacagatttgggtctttggcgtaaaaatcatttgaaaagatTCAAACCATAACCATCATTCCGAAATGTGCACGTGTGTGTCATAATTATTAGATATCTCAGTCTGTCCATGTTTTCTCTCCTTTGTGTGGTTTAATTTTCGTTATGTTGTTCCCAGAGCGCCCTACAGCGGCGAGGGCaggcgggcggcgccggcgccggccgcggccgggTCCTACGATGTTACTTTAACGCAGTCACATGCTTTTAACACTACATACTTACTTAACATTATATCAAAATTCTATAACATCATTTAACGCTAGCTAATTGCCTTTATTTCTCTAACTTACAACTATTTGATACGAATTTCTCAATCCCTTAATGTAAgattgtaacgtaaataaattatgttttcttGTTAATCATTATGTTTGTGGTTTACACATCTGAACTAATAAACGTTATTGCCTGTGTTGTATTCAAAATTAACCCTCTAGAACCGAGCCATGTGTTAATATCATGCTCTCTTGTTGTAGGGAATGCGCTAAATTGTTTAATGAGTGTAAAACATTTGAGCCCTGCTTTCCATTTGCCAAGACttcaaagttttaaaattgtgatatttttcattactatacaaataaattaaaaagcagTTAGTATAACATCCCTTAAATTTcagttattattaaattgtctaAAAACAAGCTGTATACTTAAATGCAAAATTTTATGAACCTATTTAAaccataaattaatatttaatttgatttttcatAGATTCGTACGGCGGCCTGTGAAAtgttgctagagttagaccaaggtaagtctgcaacgatgttgatagcacacgcagtgcaagtgttattttaaacgtcaaacttctatgaaattatgacgtacctataaataacacttgcactgcgtgtgctatcaaaatcgttccaGATTTATGTTGGTCTAACTCTTTTAAATAGACggtaatttgtaaatttttccttagatatattttttttagtattgcTCAAAGACGTATTTgctagattaaaaaaaaaaaattaactgtttatttcaaagaaagaaattacaaatttaactacttacagacttagcctaatctatatactataatagattgtacgctaagtatggtattatttctattacatttatattattactatttatttacttaatattaatatgatgtttaacttaaattaaatattcagacAGTGCTTTTttagcattatttttattttatggggcttaccctcatctaaattatctattatatctcTAGGAAGACTATTTAAGATGTGTGGCAAATAACTCGACCAGACTCTTTGCCCATGATAATAATTTGATTCATTTAGGACAGTTAGGCTGtgatgtttacattttttggaaatgtccatctttgattttaATGATATATAATTGTTCTAATTATAGGTATGCATCCATAGACAATTCTGGTCTTTCCatgaaacaaaaaatgtaaaataggaaAATATAGCCTGTCAagtcatttccgtcagtagaaaaaaagcggcaaatttaaaaaatgtaggcgcgaagggttatcttccactataaaaaaataattttgcgcctttttctactgacaaagttgtttgaccggctataattGGGCAATTCGAATTTTACTGATCAGTCTGTGTCAAAAGTgaaatttcttcaaccaaaaacatcACTTTTGATACTGAGAGATCGGTATCGTATGGGAATCAGATCATTAGagaactaaaactcgaattggcccgtcAATCCTAACATGAGTGACCAATCTGGTACATACTTTAATCTTACATAGATTATCCAGTAGTACTGGCCgcatagccaacatgccaatcgcttacgctccgtagcgaacgaaacgcaactgtcactgttgcactaatatggaagagtgagagagacacaaagcgttttgtTGTCGTACCgctagcgattgtcaccttggctaggccggttGATTCGCTTAAAAAGCAAACGCCTTATTGCTATACGTAAGAAATGGAAATGCAAACAGCAAAAGTAATAGCCCACAGTTCCATAGTAACATAACGTTTCGTTGCATATTGATTTCGTTTGCTTGTCAATCGATCAGTGTTTCGTACAtacatcactacaccttatataaaacaaagtcccactccgcgtctgtctgtttgtatgtacccatgttcgcgataaactcaaaccAACTgtacggatttttatgcggttttcacctatcacaatagagtgattcttgaggaaggtttaggtgtataattttttaaggttttgtgtaacccgtgcgaagccggggcgggttgctagtacatatatatgtataagaagTTTACTTACCAACATTTATGCCGTACTATTTATAACTCTTGGAGAACTTGAGGTTAGGTACAATAAAAGAAGAGATACATACAttataagataaaaaaagtctaaggaaaagacatgcctcggaaatcaagaaaaagtcattctcgaatagatagcgccacacctttggcttATAGGTACTCGGCTAGATTGCGTTGACGagaccgtttgatatttaacaattttaacacatacctATCAGTGAACGAACATGgatcaaagtcatatggcgttctaaaaaaatcattaatccaatatatacattttttgatattattatacattttcatttttagttttaatcgtgtgtcgatagatggcagtaaatttactatgacaataactctctatactatctattctctttggtacaaTGTTTGTTGCGTTAACAATGTTTTTCTTCAACTTTTCAATaataaaactgttatttttttataccactacggtggcaaacaagcatacggcccgccagtcaccgtagcctatggacgcctgcaacaccagagatattacatgcgcgttgccgaccctttaaaaacctgtacactccttttttgaagaaccccatactgtagcccctcgggaaaacctcggcttatacaataataacaattGTTTGTACCTACACTACTCATATATTATCTTAGGTCTCGCTTTGCAGAAGTTATGTGTGGTTGTAAATTAACATATATTGTTCATGAACCCGGATAACTACAACATATCAACGTTAACTGTAGCGTACAATCAGGCCAAATCAGGCAATTAGGAAGTAAACAACAAACAACTGAGGACTTTTTTGTTAACATGTTGTGCAAGGaacatcacatttataataactgGATTAACTATGTATGTGTAGTATTATCTATGTGGACATACCATATTTTATATAGTATCGTTTTGCAAATAATTCtgctcataaaaaaattaaaacagggAGACACAGGCCAATGTTGTGACCACTCCACTACGCAAACATCTAGCGTTCATATACATTCTACCCTTGTTCTTGGTATACtctgtacctaaataaatgtttatttttctacGCTAGCTATACTGGAAAAACCATTGCTGTATGACGAAATTACTCTTGAACATATTGTCTAAGAGACTAAGATGCAAAACCTTTTAAAATTTTCCTCAAAGGTCGCTGCAACACTAAACACGTCTTTGCACGCAAATCAAATATGCCTTCTTATGTGCAAGCAGGGTAGAGTTGCGGGTGGAATGTAGTTTGAAAATAGCTTTACGAAGAAAGGTTGTTAAAGAGTTTCTAGTTGATGCTAGCGcagtataagtaataaaattcatttattttcgtAACGCACTGCCATCAAGTGaaaataacgttttataaaaagtaggtagatATT
The window above is part of the Cydia strobilella chromosome 12, ilCydStro3.1, whole genome shotgun sequence genome. Proteins encoded here:
- the LOC134745774 gene encoding uncharacterized protein LOC134745774 isoform X2, which gives rise to MMSVALLLLALACSVIDAAPAALYENPEEVVIPQKRAALVLDRILIALQKALHEPPAESHDGPHTAPLRVSYYTDSNDMSALQRRGQAGGAGAGRGRVLRCYFNAVTCF
- the LOC134745774 gene encoding uncharacterized protein LOC134745774 isoform X1 produces the protein MNYRQCDVPAMMSVALLLLALACSVIDAAPAALYENPEEVVIPQKRAALVLDRILIALQKALHEPPAESHDGPHTAPLRVSYYTDSNDMSALQRRGQAGGAGAGRGRVLRCYFNAVTCF